A section of the Gloeobacter violaceus PCC 7421 genome encodes:
- a CDS encoding DUF2808 domain-containing protein, protein MSILKLSHGYWGAGALAVLAGLLLAAQPGRAVKVGDGTVYFTSVPRLVNTTAYNRMINFRSNLYFTIAVPANAGEPLQRVDVDLGDLGPEYYPDLGRTEVVNAEGSERRYALDKVVITGDRFQPSVSVRLAEPVEPGNTVVVGLPIYLASRIGGTQLFGITAFPPGEKAHGQFLGYGHIRIDDN, encoded by the coding sequence ATGTCGATTCTGAAGTTGTCGCACGGCTACTGGGGTGCGGGTGCCCTGGCGGTCCTGGCGGGTTTGCTTTTGGCGGCCCAGCCGGGCCGGGCCGTCAAAGTCGGTGACGGTACCGTCTACTTTACGAGTGTGCCGCGGCTGGTCAACACGACCGCTTACAACCGCATGATTAATTTTCGCTCGAACCTGTACTTCACGATCGCCGTGCCCGCCAACGCCGGTGAACCGTTGCAGCGCGTCGACGTCGATCTGGGCGACCTTGGCCCCGAGTACTACCCCGATCTGGGGCGCACCGAGGTGGTCAACGCCGAAGGCTCCGAGCGGCGCTACGCCCTCGACAAAGTCGTGATCACCGGCGATCGCTTTCAGCCGAGCGTCTCGGTGCGCCTCGCCGAGCCGGTCGAGCCCGGCAACACGGTGGTGGTCGGCCTGCCCATCTATCTGGCTTCGCGCATCGGCGGCACGCAGCTATTCGGAATCACGGCCTTCCCGCCGGGTGAAAAGGCCCACGGCCAGTTCCTGGGTTATGGGCACATCCGCATCGACGACAACTAA
- a CDS encoding LysR substrate-binding domain-containing protein, which produces MTLEQLRIFIAVAEHLHFTRAAQTLHLTQPAVSAAIASLEGEYAVPLFHRVGRHVELAEAGRLLLEQARKIMKQVEYTQRVLQELKGLERGELFIAASQTIANYWLPIRLHRFHQVYPGIQVRLTIDSSPNITRQVLEGSADLGLVEGKTEPNAQLTDEEIAGDHLVLIVGRSHPWWEKEHITFADLTEVQWVVRETGSGTRVLFEDELELEGIDPHKLPIALELPSGEMIKAAVEAGAGVAVISELLVTREVKLGTLRTPEGVRLRRPFRLLMHRQRHPTKASLALVHSLSEVTQVL; this is translated from the coding sequence ATGACCCTCGAACAGTTGCGCATCTTTATCGCCGTTGCCGAGCACCTGCACTTTACGCGCGCTGCCCAAACTTTGCATCTGACCCAACCGGCGGTTAGCGCCGCCATCGCTTCGCTCGAAGGCGAGTACGCCGTGCCGCTGTTTCACCGTGTCGGCCGCCACGTCGAACTGGCGGAAGCCGGACGGTTGCTGCTGGAGCAGGCGCGCAAGATCATGAAGCAAGTCGAGTACACCCAGCGGGTTTTGCAGGAACTCAAAGGTCTTGAGCGCGGCGAGCTGTTTATCGCCGCGAGCCAGACGATTGCCAACTACTGGCTGCCCATCCGCCTGCACCGCTTTCATCAGGTCTATCCGGGCATCCAGGTGCGCCTGACTATCGACAGCAGCCCCAACATTACCCGCCAGGTGCTGGAGGGCTCCGCCGACCTGGGGCTGGTCGAGGGCAAGACCGAACCCAACGCACAACTGACCGACGAGGAGATCGCAGGCGATCACCTAGTGCTCATCGTCGGGCGCTCGCATCCCTGGTGGGAAAAAGAACACATCACCTTTGCAGATCTCACCGAGGTGCAGTGGGTGGTGCGCGAGACCGGTTCCGGCACACGGGTGCTTTTTGAGGACGAACTGGAACTGGAGGGGATCGATCCCCACAAGTTGCCCATCGCCCTGGAGTTGCCGAGCGGCGAGATGATCAAAGCGGCGGTGGAGGCCGGGGCCGGGGTGGCGGTCATCTCCGAACTCTTAGTCACCCGCGAAGTCAAACTCGGCACGCTGCGCACCCCCGAAGGTGTGCGCCTCAGACGTCCCTTTCGGTTGCTGATGCACCGGCAGCGACACCCCACCAAAGCATCGCTCGCCCTGGTTCACTCCCTGAGCGAAGTCACCCAGGTACTCTGA
- a CDS encoding efflux RND transporter periplasmic adaptor subunit encodes MKHTGLQFATGVLLIATLGGCGGGGESQAQQGPPPQGVPVQVATVNSATVVDSTNYVATLISRRSVTMQPRVAGQVTNIYVRAGAAVAAGTPLVQIDAREQQANVSSFEAAQRSARAELDSAEQTLRSNQADRQSRLSNLRFQKRQFDSYTQLGTEGAVSQITVDQYRDSYETAKANVDAIDSQIKAQQAQVARARSGLKQAEASLRQQQVQAQFYAIQAPFAGAVGDIPVKVGDYVGTDTRLLTVTENRPLEVNVAIPQERAVQLRKGMSIELLDNQGKVVGNGRIFFIAPNIDTGNQAVLVKALYDNPQGQLRADQTVQSRVIWNKQPGVLVPATAISRVAGQNFVFVAQAPEAGKLVARQRPVVLGDIQGNDYQVKSGLKANERIVVSGTLKLTDGAPIVAQP; translated from the coding sequence GTGAAGCACACAGGTCTGCAGTTTGCAACGGGTGTATTGCTGATAGCAACACTCGGCGGTTGCGGCGGCGGCGGCGAGAGCCAGGCCCAGCAGGGACCGCCCCCCCAGGGTGTGCCTGTGCAGGTGGCGACGGTGAACTCCGCCACAGTCGTCGATTCGACCAATTATGTCGCCACGCTCATCTCGCGTCGGTCGGTCACGATGCAGCCGCGGGTGGCCGGGCAGGTGACCAATATCTATGTGCGCGCCGGTGCGGCGGTGGCCGCCGGCACGCCGCTCGTCCAGATCGACGCGCGCGAGCAGCAGGCCAACGTCTCCAGCTTTGAGGCGGCCCAGCGCTCCGCCCGCGCCGAGCTCGACAGCGCCGAGCAGACGCTCAGGTCCAACCAGGCCGATCGCCAGTCGCGCCTTTCAAATCTGCGCTTTCAAAAAAGGCAGTTCGACAGCTACACCCAGTTGGGCACCGAAGGCGCTGTCAGCCAGATCACGGTCGATCAATACCGGGACAGCTACGAGACGGCCAAAGCGAACGTCGATGCCATCGATTCGCAAATCAAAGCCCAGCAGGCCCAAGTTGCCCGCGCCAGAAGCGGCCTCAAGCAGGCCGAAGCGAGTCTGCGCCAACAGCAGGTGCAGGCGCAGTTCTACGCCATCCAGGCCCCCTTTGCCGGCGCTGTGGGCGATATCCCGGTCAAAGTGGGCGATTATGTCGGGACGGACACCCGGCTTTTGACGGTGACCGAGAACCGGCCCCTGGAGGTGAACGTCGCCATTCCCCAGGAGCGGGCGGTGCAGTTGCGCAAGGGAATGAGCATCGAATTGCTCGATAACCAGGGCAAAGTCGTGGGCAACGGCCGTATCTTTTTTATCGCCCCCAACATCGACACCGGCAACCAGGCGGTACTGGTCAAGGCACTCTACGACAACCCCCAGGGCCAGTTGCGCGCCGATCAGACCGTGCAGTCGCGGGTGATCTGGAACAAGCAGCCCGGGGTATTGGTGCCGGCCACCGCCATTTCGCGGGTGGCGGGCCAGAACTTCGTCTTTGTCGCCCAGGCGCCGGAGGCGGGCAAGCTGGTGGCCCGCCAGCGTCCCGTCGTCCTTGGCGACATCCAGGGCAACGACTACCAGGTCAAATCGGGCCTCAAAGCCAACGAACGCATTGTCGTATCCGGAACGTTGAAGCTGACCGACGGCGCCCCCATCGTCGCCCAGCCCTGA
- a CDS encoding alpha-D-glucose phosphate-specific phosphoglucomutase has protein sequence MDIKTVATTPFSDQKPGTSGLRKKVPVFQQPHYLENFVQSIFDSLEGYAGQTLVLGGDGRYFNREAIQIILKIAAASGFGRVLVGKDGIFSTPAVSCVIRKTAAFGGIILSASHNPAGPHEDFGIKYNVGNGGPAPEKVTEAIYARTKTIDHYQILDGPDVDLGKLGTFALGPLTVEVIDPLTDYIELMESLFDFGRIRDLLAGGEFRLCVDSMHAVTGPYAHALFEDRLGAPAGTVHGGTPLEDFGGGHPDPNLVYAHELVEILFGEDAPDFGAASDGDGDRNMILGRHFFVTPSDSLAVLAANAKLVPGYQAGLAGVARSMPTSQAADRVAAQLGIDCYETPTGWKFFGNLLDAGKATLCGEESFGTGSGHIREKDGLWAVLFWLNILAVRRQSVEQIVREHWQIYGRNYYSRHDYEAVDSAQAQALIEHLHAQMPHLAGKAFGSYEVAYTDDFSYTDPVDGNVSKNQGIRVGFTDGSRVVFRLSGTGTQGATLRVYLESFEPNIAKHNQDPQQALAGLITIAEELAQIRKFTGRDKPTVIT, from the coding sequence ATGGATATTAAAACCGTTGCCACGACCCCGTTCAGCGATCAGAAGCCGGGTACTTCCGGTCTGCGCAAGAAAGTGCCGGTCTTTCAGCAGCCGCACTACTTAGAAAACTTTGTCCAGTCGATTTTCGATAGCCTGGAAGGGTATGCGGGCCAGACGCTGGTTTTGGGGGGCGACGGCCGTTACTTCAATCGCGAAGCAATCCAGATTATCCTCAAGATCGCGGCGGCCAGCGGCTTCGGCCGTGTGCTGGTGGGCAAGGACGGCATCTTCTCGACCCCGGCGGTCTCCTGCGTCATCCGCAAAACCGCCGCCTTCGGCGGGATTATCCTTTCGGCGAGCCACAATCCCGCCGGCCCCCACGAAGATTTTGGCATCAAGTACAACGTCGGCAACGGCGGCCCAGCTCCGGAGAAGGTGACCGAGGCGATTTACGCGCGCACCAAAACCATCGATCACTACCAGATCCTCGACGGCCCGGATGTGGATCTGGGCAAGCTCGGCACGTTCGCCCTCGGCCCGCTCACCGTCGAGGTCATCGATCCGCTCACCGACTACATCGAATTGATGGAATCGCTCTTTGATTTTGGGCGGATTCGGGATTTGCTCGCGGGCGGCGAATTTCGCCTGTGCGTCGACTCGATGCACGCGGTGACCGGTCCCTACGCCCACGCCCTGTTTGAAGACCGCCTGGGAGCCCCGGCGGGGACAGTGCACGGCGGCACGCCCCTCGAAGATTTTGGCGGTGGACACCCGGATCCCAATCTTGTCTATGCCCACGAACTGGTCGAGATTCTCTTTGGCGAGGACGCGCCCGATTTTGGAGCCGCCTCCGACGGCGACGGCGATCGCAACATGATCCTAGGGCGGCACTTTTTTGTCACCCCCAGCGACAGCCTCGCGGTACTGGCCGCCAACGCCAAACTGGTGCCGGGTTATCAAGCCGGGCTTGCCGGGGTGGCGCGCTCGATGCCCACCAGCCAGGCGGCCGACCGGGTGGCGGCCCAACTGGGCATCGACTGCTACGAGACGCCCACCGGCTGGAAGTTCTTCGGCAACCTGCTCGATGCAGGCAAGGCGACCTTGTGCGGCGAAGAGAGTTTCGGCACCGGCTCAGGTCACATTCGCGAAAAAGACGGCCTCTGGGCAGTGCTCTTCTGGCTGAATATCCTGGCGGTGCGCCGGCAGTCGGTCGAGCAGATCGTCCGCGAGCACTGGCAGATTTATGGGCGCAATTACTACTCGCGTCACGACTACGAAGCGGTCGATTCCGCCCAGGCCCAGGCCCTGATCGAGCACCTGCACGCGCAGATGCCCCACCTGGCGGGCAAAGCCTTCGGAAGCTACGAGGTCGCGTACACCGACGACTTCAGCTATACCGATCCGGTGGACGGCAACGTGAGCAAGAACCAGGGCATCCGGGTGGGTTTCACCGACGGCTCGCGCGTCGTCTTTCGCCTCTCGGGCACCGGCACCCAGGGGGCGACCCTTCGGGTTTACCTCGAAAGCTTCGAGCCCAACATCGCCAAACACAACCAAGATCCGCAGCAGGCCCTGGCGGGACTCATCACCATAGCCGAGGAACTGGCCCAGATCCGCAAGTTCACCGGCAGGGATAAACCGACCGTGATCACCTGA
- a CDS encoding efflux RND transporter permease subunit — MFVDFFIRRPIFAGVCAVIILLAGLVSIPSLPIAQYPEISPPQVTVTATYVGASAEVVEETVTTLLERQINGVEGMRYITSNSSDQGVSTIVVTFELERDKDIAAVDVQNRISTVLPQLPSLVQQTGVQISKQSGAPLLGIGLYSEKGQYTNDLLSNYADLYLVDALKRVPGVGNVQIFGERRYSMRLWLDPNRLAARSLTAQDVVNAVNEQNVQVGAGSIGQPPLDKSQTFQIGLRVLGRLKEPGEFADLVIRTNADGSLTRLKDVGRAELGAENYNSFLRFRGQDGVGLGIYPIPGSNALDIGKAVKARMAELEKSFPPGVQYRVAFDTTDFIEESAAEVIETLIIAILLVVLVMFIFLQDWKSTLIPAITIPVSLVGTFIFVKLFDFSINSLTLFGLTLATGLVVDDAIVVIENIARTSKEQCKDPKECASDAMREVTAAVIAIALVLMAVFVPVAFFPGTTGQLYKQFALTIVFSIVISTFNALTLTPALAALLSTGQVGESRFFLFRWFNSGFEAFKNGYLRVLEILTRFKTVVVLVFIGLLGLTAWLFVKVPTAFLPEEDQGYFITLVQAPQGVSINYTSDVMRQVEKILLAQEEVEGTFAIGGFGFSGSAANSGVIFTTLKPWSERHKPEEQMLPFINRVRGPLLGIKEALVIPFNAPTIQGLSAFGGFAFELQDRGNNGIEALSATAQELIAKGNATPGLQGLFTTFNPNSPQIVIEVDRNKAKSLNVPLSEIFNTLQTYLGSRYVNDFNLFGRTYRVYVQADEKFRANPRDIRALYVRSTSGRMVSMGELVSTEPVTAPSIVTHYNLFRNVEITGNAAPGFSSGQAIAAMEKLAAETLPASMGFEWSGISLEEKVSGGLAPFIFALGILFVYLVLAAQYESLVEPFIILLAVPLAVLGALLALSFRGIANDVYCQIGLVMLIGLASKNSILIVEFANQARERGMSIVDAALEASRERLRPILMTSFAFILGIWPLVIASGAGAASRQSLGTAVFGGMIISTFLSLFVVPILYIVLVSIRERFVGGKGEPAAVPAKNEVPAE; from the coding sequence ATGTTCGTCGATTTTTTCATCCGTCGGCCAATTTTCGCCGGGGTGTGCGCCGTCATCATCTTGCTGGCCGGCTTGGTGAGCATCCCCAGCCTGCCCATCGCCCAGTACCCGGAGATCAGCCCGCCCCAGGTGACGGTCACTGCCACTTACGTCGGCGCCTCGGCGGAGGTGGTCGAAGAGACGGTCACCACCTTGCTGGAGCGGCAAATCAACGGCGTGGAGGGCATGCGCTACATCACCTCCAACTCCAGCGACCAGGGAGTGAGCACGATCGTCGTCACCTTCGAGCTGGAGCGCGACAAGGACATCGCCGCCGTCGATGTGCAAAACCGGATCTCGACGGTGCTGCCGCAACTGCCCAGTCTGGTTCAGCAGACAGGGGTGCAGATCAGCAAGCAGTCGGGAGCGCCTTTGCTGGGGATTGGCCTGTACTCCGAAAAAGGCCAATACACCAACGATTTGTTGAGCAACTACGCTGACCTGTACTTAGTGGACGCCCTCAAGCGCGTCCCCGGCGTCGGCAATGTGCAGATCTTCGGTGAGCGGCGCTACTCGATGCGGCTGTGGCTCGATCCTAACCGCCTCGCCGCCCGCAGTCTCACCGCCCAGGATGTCGTCAACGCCGTCAACGAGCAGAACGTCCAGGTGGGGGCCGGGTCGATCGGCCAGCCGCCTCTCGACAAGTCCCAGACGTTTCAGATCGGCCTGCGGGTGCTCGGGCGGCTCAAGGAACCGGGCGAATTTGCCGACCTGGTGATCCGCACCAACGCCGACGGCTCGCTCACCCGCCTCAAAGACGTCGGCCGCGCCGAGTTGGGCGCCGAAAACTACAACTCGTTTTTGCGTTTTCGCGGCCAGGACGGCGTCGGCCTGGGCATCTATCCGATTCCCGGCTCCAACGCCCTCGACATCGGCAAGGCGGTCAAAGCGCGCATGGCAGAACTCGAAAAGAGCTTCCCGCCCGGCGTGCAGTACCGGGTAGCCTTCGATACGACCGACTTTATCGAAGAATCGGCGGCGGAGGTGATCGAGACTTTGATCATCGCCATCCTGCTGGTGGTGCTGGTGATGTTCATCTTCCTGCAGGACTGGAAGAGCACCCTCATCCCGGCCATCACCATCCCAGTCTCGCTGGTGGGTACCTTTATCTTCGTGAAGCTGTTCGACTTTTCGATCAACAGTTTGACGTTGTTTGGTCTGACTCTGGCCACAGGACTGGTGGTCGACGACGCCATCGTCGTCATCGAGAATATCGCCCGAACCAGCAAAGAGCAGTGCAAAGACCCCAAAGAGTGCGCCTCCGACGCGATGCGCGAGGTGACCGCGGCGGTCATCGCCATCGCCCTGGTGCTGATGGCGGTGTTCGTCCCGGTGGCCTTCTTCCCGGGGACCACCGGACAGCTCTACAAGCAGTTCGCCCTCACCATCGTCTTTTCGATCGTCATTTCGACTTTTAACGCCCTCACCCTCACCCCGGCCCTGGCGGCGTTGCTGTCGACCGGGCAGGTGGGCGAGTCGCGCTTTTTCTTGTTCCGTTGGTTCAACAGCGGCTTTGAGGCGTTCAAAAACGGTTATCTGCGGGTGCTGGAGATACTCACCCGCTTCAAGACAGTGGTGGTGCTGGTGTTTATCGGCCTGCTCGGCCTGACGGCGTGGTTATTTGTAAAGGTGCCGACCGCCTTCTTGCCGGAAGAAGACCAGGGTTACTTCATCACCCTCGTCCAGGCGCCGCAGGGGGTCTCGATCAACTACACCAGCGACGTGATGCGCCAGGTGGAGAAGATTTTGCTGGCGCAGGAGGAGGTGGAGGGCACCTTCGCAATAGGCGGCTTCGGCTTCAGCGGCAGTGCCGCCAACAGCGGCGTCATCTTTACCACCCTCAAGCCCTGGTCCGAACGGCACAAGCCCGAGGAGCAGATGCTGCCGTTTATCAACCGGGTGCGCGGACCACTGCTGGGCATCAAAGAAGCGCTCGTCATTCCCTTCAACGCTCCCACCATCCAGGGCCTCAGCGCCTTTGGCGGCTTTGCTTTTGAGCTGCAAGACCGCGGCAACAACGGCATCGAAGCGCTTTCGGCCACCGCCCAGGAACTGATCGCCAAGGGCAACGCCACCCCCGGCCTGCAGGGGCTGTTTACCACCTTCAACCCCAACTCGCCCCAGATCGTCATTGAAGTCGACCGCAACAAGGCCAAGTCTTTGAACGTGCCCCTCTCGGAGATCTTCAACACCCTGCAGACCTATCTCGGATCGCGCTACGTCAACGACTTCAACCTGTTTGGCCGCACCTACCGCGTCTACGTGCAGGCCGATGAAAAATTCCGCGCCAACCCCCGCGACATACGTGCCCTTTACGTGCGCTCCACCTCCGGCCGCATGGTCTCGATGGGCGAACTGGTGAGCACCGAGCCGGTGACCGCACCCTCGATCGTCACCCACTACAACCTGTTTCGCAACGTCGAAATCACCGGCAACGCCGCCCCGGGATTCAGTTCCGGCCAGGCGATCGCGGCGATGGAGAAACTGGCGGCAGAGACGTTGCCTGCCAGCATGGGCTTCGAGTGGTCAGGCATCTCGCTGGAGGAAAAAGTCTCCGGCGGCCTGGCGCCCTTTATTTTTGCCCTCGGGATTTTGTTTGTCTATCTGGTGCTCGCCGCCCAGTACGAGAGCCTGGTAGAACCGTTCATCATCCTGCTTGCGGTGCCGCTGGCAGTACTCGGGGCATTGTTGGCGCTGTCGTTTCGAGGGATAGCCAACGACGTCTACTGCCAGATCGGCCTGGTGATGCTGATTGGCCTGGCGAGCAAAAACTCGATTTTGATCGTCGAATTTGCCAACCAGGCACGCGAAAGAGGCATGTCGATCGTCGATGCGGCCCTGGAGGCTTCCCGCGAGCGGCTCAGGCCCATCTTGATGACCTCCTTCGCGTTCATCCTAGGCATCTGGCCCCTGGTGATCGCCTCCGGCGCCGGGGCGGCGAGCCGCCAGTCGCTCGGCACGGCGGTTTTCGGCGGCATGATCATCTCGACGTTTTTGAGCCTGTTCGTGGTGCCGATTCTCTACATCGTGCTCGTCTCCATCCGTGAGCGGTTTGTAGGCGGCAAGGGCGAACCTGCCGCCGTCCCGGCTAAAAACGAAGTCCCGGCTGAATAG
- a CDS encoding sensor histidine kinase, whose product MFVRQDPVADTPLRLVLDAAPAPIFSVDRRGRCTYINRAAAELFGYPPHLLAGQFIARLILGVSDWRECPFCPPPGLQEPPAVARFIRGDGSTFAARYTRAPLVDGDWARGTVVTLEVLPEAAAPQARLDRFFAQSPLSMVLYALDGRVLSVNDAFRRMWGFDRIDGDYSVLRDPQLIQLGVMPYVERAFAGESTLMPPICYNAAALHPAGQEHWAQAFLYPIKDADGTVREVALIHQDVSDLKRAELLARGQIEALVDTLGALAAEPMLDSFLGQVLTTIATQLGVPLAEFWLTDFEDDLSVMHMTSWHGRILMGADQPDHPGACGKPLSEARDCEVYQQVYLHRRCLVLEDVPNNPVSVPFREWAAARGGIQTMLIVPLVLADRVIGSFSVCSTEKRVFLSQEIELAQALAHQATLAVQLTRLAEQGRRSAVLEERNRMARELHDTLMQGLAGIVVQLQAATDAGVADPLDGRDHIDRARTLARRSLAEARRSVRALRPQLLEQGDLGQALADLLQQSIYDNHTEARCEVRGTPFALPAEAENQLLRIAGEALSNALRHARANRVHVELDYERPQVRLVVADDGRGFDPDRVGTDRFGLVGMRERAERIGADLRLESVPGQGTRVAVTLVS is encoded by the coding sequence ATGTTTGTCAGACAGGATCCGGTTGCCGATACGCCCTTGCGACTGGTGCTCGACGCTGCCCCCGCGCCCATTTTCAGCGTCGATCGCCGCGGGCGGTGCACCTATATCAACCGGGCGGCGGCTGAGCTGTTCGGCTACCCCCCCCATCTGCTGGCGGGCCAATTTATCGCCCGGCTCATCCTGGGGGTGAGCGATTGGCGCGAATGCCCGTTCTGCCCGCCGCCTGGACTGCAGGAGCCACCGGCCGTCGCCCGGTTTATCCGCGGCGACGGCAGCACCTTTGCCGCCCGCTACACCCGCGCGCCGCTCGTCGATGGCGATTGGGCCAGGGGCACCGTCGTCACCCTCGAAGTGCTCCCCGAGGCTGCCGCTCCGCAGGCCCGCCTCGATCGCTTCTTCGCGCAGTCGCCTTTGAGCATGGTGCTCTACGCCCTCGACGGCCGGGTGCTGAGTGTGAACGACGCCTTCAGGCGCATGTGGGGTTTCGATCGCATCGACGGCGACTACTCGGTGCTGCGCGATCCGCAGCTCATCCAGCTTGGCGTCATGCCCTACGTCGAGCGGGCCTTTGCCGGCGAATCGACGCTGATGCCGCCCATCTGTTACAACGCCGCCGCGTTGCATCCGGCGGGCCAGGAGCACTGGGCGCAGGCATTTTTGTATCCGATCAAAGATGCCGACGGCACCGTGCGGGAGGTGGCCCTCATCCACCAGGACGTCAGCGACCTCAAGCGCGCCGAGTTGCTGGCCCGCGGCCAGATCGAGGCTCTGGTCGATACTTTGGGGGCGCTGGCGGCGGAGCCGATGCTCGATAGCTTTCTAGGCCAGGTGCTCACCACCATCGCCACCCAGTTGGGGGTGCCCCTGGCGGAATTCTGGCTCACGGATTTCGAGGACGACCTGTCGGTGATGCACATGACGTCCTGGCACGGCCGCATTTTGATGGGAGCCGATCAGCCCGATCATCCCGGCGCCTGCGGCAAACCGCTGAGCGAGGCGCGCGACTGCGAAGTCTACCAGCAGGTCTACCTGCACCGGCGCTGCCTGGTGCTCGAGGACGTTCCCAACAACCCGGTCAGTGTGCCGTTTCGGGAGTGGGCGGCGGCGCGCGGCGGCATCCAGACCATGTTGATTGTGCCGCTGGTGTTGGCGGACCGGGTAATCGGCTCCTTCAGCGTCTGCAGCACCGAGAAACGGGTATTTTTAAGCCAGGAGATCGAGCTGGCCCAGGCCCTTGCCCACCAGGCCACCCTGGCGGTGCAATTGACGCGATTGGCCGAGCAAGGCCGCCGATCGGCGGTGCTCGAAGAGCGCAACCGCATGGCCCGCGAACTGCACGACACACTCATGCAGGGACTGGCGGGCATCGTCGTCCAACTGCAGGCGGCCACCGACGCAGGTGTCGCCGATCCGCTCGACGGGCGCGATCACATCGATCGCGCCCGCACCCTGGCGCGCCGGAGCCTGGCGGAGGCGCGCCGCTCCGTGCGCGCCCTGCGGCCCCAACTGCTCGAACAGGGCGATCTGGGTCAGGCCCTGGCTGACCTGCTGCAGCAAAGCATCTACGACAACCACACCGAGGCCCGCTGCGAGGTGCGCGGCACCCCCTTCGCCCTCCCGGCGGAGGCCGAAAACCAGCTGTTGCGCATTGCCGGGGAGGCCCTCTCCAACGCCCTGCGCCACGCCCGGGCAAATCGCGTGCACGTCGAACTCGATTACGAGCGTCCCCAGGTGCGTCTGGTGGTGGCCGACGACGGTCGGGGGTTCGACCCCGATCGCGTCGGTACCGATCGCTTCGGTCTGGTCGGCATGCGCGAGCGCGCCGAGCGGATCGGCGCCGACCTGCGGCTTGAAAGTGTCCCCGGGCAGGGTACTCGGGTGGCGGTCACTTTGGTAAGTTGA
- a CDS encoding DUF1634 domain-containing protein, whose translation MERSDGDRALQKQMGLLLRTGVLISAAIVAVGGGLYLTGEGASIPDYGVFHSEPDELRSLSAIVESARALDSRGLMQLGLLVVLATPVVGVVLELVTFARRRNILYVGIAAIVLAVLVHSLTFS comes from the coding sequence ATGGAGCGCTCTGATGGTGATCGCGCGCTGCAGAAGCAGATGGGTCTATTGCTGCGCACCGGGGTACTGATTTCCGCTGCGATCGTCGCCGTTGGCGGTGGGTTGTACCTGACGGGCGAAGGAGCAAGCATTCCCGACTACGGAGTCTTTCACTCCGAACCGGACGAGTTGCGCAGCCTGTCTGCGATCGTCGAATCGGCCCGCGCCCTCGATAGCCGCGGCCTGATGCAGTTGGGTCTGCTGGTGGTGCTTGCGACGCCGGTGGTGGGGGTGGTGCTCGAACTGGTCACCTTTGCGCGCCGCCGCAACATTCTGTACGTTGGAATTGCCGCGATCGTGCTGGCGGTATTGGTTCACAGTTTGACGTTCAGTTAG
- a CDS encoding sulfite exporter TauE/SafE family protein, with product MTILALTGLIWIGALLAGFLGALTGLGGGVVIVPLLTLVFGVDIHYAIGASLVSVAATSSAAAAVYLKQGFANIRIALVLELATTLGAVGGAVLALQLPTAAIAVLFGLALLLSAYLSARPPQPRSETRAQDKLAGVLELEGEYPDTAGPQSYRVRSVGLGFGLMGVAGMLSGLLGIGSGALKVLAMDQVMGVPFKVSTATSNFMIGVTAAASAGVYLSRGYIDPGLTMPVMLGVLVGSLLGARVFIAAKPKLLRPVFAGVIALLAVQMIAGAFGGRFVDGAL from the coding sequence GTGACGATCCTGGCGTTGACGGGGCTCATCTGGATAGGCGCGCTGCTGGCGGGTTTTCTGGGAGCACTCACCGGTCTGGGCGGGGGCGTGGTGATCGTGCCGCTGTTGACGCTGGTATTTGGAGTCGATATCCACTACGCGATCGGTGCGTCGCTGGTGTCGGTGGCGGCCACTTCCTCGGCGGCGGCGGCGGTCTACCTCAAGCAGGGTTTTGCCAATATTCGGATCGCTCTGGTGTTGGAATTGGCTACCACCCTTGGGGCGGTGGGCGGGGCGGTGCTCGCCCTGCAGCTACCCACCGCGGCAATTGCGGTGCTGTTCGGTCTGGCGCTGTTGCTGTCGGCCTACCTCTCGGCGCGTCCGCCGCAGCCGCGCTCCGAGACCCGAGCGCAGGACAAACTGGCGGGGGTACTCGAGCTGGAGGGTGAGTACCCGGACACCGCCGGGCCGCAATCCTATCGGGTGCGCTCGGTGGGCCTCGGATTCGGTCTGATGGGGGTGGCGGGGATGCTCTCGGGTTTGTTGGGCATCGGCTCGGGGGCGCTCAAGGTGCTGGCGATGGATCAGGTGATGGGCGTGCCCTTTAAAGTCTCCACCGCCACCAGCAACTTCATGATCGGGGTGACCGCCGCCGCGAGCGCCGGGGTCTACTTGAGTCGGGGCTATATCGATCCGGGACTGACGATGCCGGTGATGCTCGGGGTGCTGGTGGGATCGCTGCTCGGGGCACGGGTGTTCATTGCCGCTAAACCGAAGCTCTTGCGGCCGGTGTTCGCCGGGGTGATTGCGCTGTTGGCCGTTCAAATGATCGCCGGGGCTTTCGGCGGGAGGTTCGTCGATGGAGCGCTCTGA